One genomic segment of Clostridium saccharoperbutylacetonicum N1-4(HMT) includes these proteins:
- the spoVAC gene encoding stage V sporulation protein AC, giving the protein MANEAIPKSKIFQDCLKAFFVGGLICDIGQFILNVSIKLGFSQEEVMNIVPIIMIFLGALLTGTGIYTKLAQFGGAGTVVPITGFSNAVVSPAIEFKKEGFIFGVAAKMFTIAGPVLVYGISASVIIGIIYYIGMLM; this is encoded by the coding sequence ATGGCTAATGAAGCTATTCCAAAATCTAAAATATTTCAAGATTGCCTAAAAGCATTTTTTGTTGGAGGTTTAATTTGTGATATTGGCCAATTTATTTTGAATGTTTCAATCAAGCTAGGATTTTCACAAGAAGAAGTTATGAATATTGTTCCAATTATAATGATTTTTTTAGGTGCACTTTTAACTGGAACTGGAATATATACTAAGCTAGCGCAATTTGGTGGAGCTGGGACTGTTGTTCCTATAACTGGATTTTCAAATGCAGTGGTTTCGCCTGCTATAGAATTTAAAAAAGAAGGATTTATATTTGGTGTTGCAGCAAAGATGTTTACAATTGCTGGCCCTGTTTTAGTATATGGAATTAGTGCTTCAGTAATAATAGGAATAATTTATTATATAGGTATGTTGATGTAA
- the spoVAD gene encoding stage V sporulation protein AD: protein MQMLNKKVGSQTVKLANPPKIIATYSIVGPKEGQGPLREYFDEILNDDTLGKESFEKAESQMMFTAISETLKIAKLKETDIDYLFSGDLLNQIISSSFAAREFSIPFFGLYGACSTMSESLSLASIIMDGGFANYVVATTSSHFSSAERQFRFPLEYGSQRQQSSQWTVTGSGAVILGHEGEFPEITHVTTGKVKDFGQKDANNMGAAMAPAAVDTIVSHFKDTGRTPSYYDIIATGDLGVIGKELANKLIEELGYDIRKQHIDCGEIIFDNEKQNTLSGGSGCGCSAVVFSGYLYKRLMKKEIKKILLVSTGALMSTTSSLQGETIPGIAHAVAIEMK from the coding sequence ATGCAGATGCTTAATAAAAAAGTAGGTAGTCAAACTGTAAAATTGGCTAATCCGCCCAAAATAATTGCAACATATTCAATAGTGGGACCTAAAGAAGGTCAAGGGCCGCTAAGAGAGTATTTTGACGAAATCTTAAATGATGATACTTTAGGCAAGGAAAGCTTTGAAAAAGCTGAAAGTCAAATGATGTTTACTGCTATAAGCGAGACTTTAAAGATAGCAAAACTTAAGGAAACTGATATAGATTATTTATTTTCTGGAGATTTATTAAATCAAATAATTTCATCAAGTTTTGCAGCTAGAGAGTTTAGTATTCCATTCTTTGGATTATATGGAGCATGCTCGACTATGTCTGAATCTTTGAGCTTAGCATCAATTATTATGGATGGAGGGTTTGCTAATTATGTGGTAGCTACCACATCTTCTCATTTTAGTTCTGCAGAAAGACAATTTAGATTTCCACTTGAGTATGGATCTCAAAGACAGCAATCATCACAGTGGACAGTAACAGGTTCAGGAGCTGTAATTCTTGGACATGAAGGGGAGTTTCCAGAAATAACTCATGTTACTACTGGTAAAGTTAAGGATTTTGGGCAAAAAGATGCTAATAACATGGGAGCTGCCATGGCACCAGCAGCTGTTGATACAATTGTAAGTCATTTTAAGGATACAGGAAGAACTCCAAGCTATTATGATATTATAGCAACAGGTGATTTGGGGGTTATTGGAAAGGAATTAGCTAATAAATTAATAGAAGAATTAGGATATGATATTAGGAAGCAGCACATTGACTGTGGAGAAATAATATTTGATAATGAAAAACAAAATACCTTATCAGGTGGAAGTGGATGTGGATGTTCGGCAGTTGTATTTTCAGGATACTTATATAAGAGGCTTATGAAGAAAGAAATAAAAAAAATATTATTAGTTTCAACTGGTGCGCTTATGAGTACAACATCTTCTCTTCAAGGAGAAACAATTCCAGGAATAGCTCATGCAGTTGCTATTGAGATGAAATAG
- the spoVAE gene encoding stage V sporulation protein AE, whose product MNYISAFIVGGLICVIGQILIDVTKLTPGRILVVFVVLGAIVGSFGWYDKLIEIGGAGATVPLPSFGNALAKSAIKEVKENGLIGAFTGGIKGAAAGITASIFFGYLMALIFNPKTKK is encoded by the coding sequence ATGAATTACATAAGTGCATTTATTGTTGGAGGACTTATTTGTGTCATAGGTCAGATATTAATAGACGTTACTAAATTGACACCAGGAAGAATTTTAGTAGTTTTTGTTGTACTAGGAGCAATAGTAGGCTCATTTGGATGGTATGATAAGTTAATTGAGATTGGCGGAGCAGGCGCTACAGTTCCATTACCTAGTTTTGGAAATGCATTGGCTAAGTCTGCGATAAAAGAAGTAAAAGAAAATGGATTAATAGGAGCTTTTACTGGAGGAATTAAAGGCGCAGCAGCAGGAATTACAGCATCTATATTCTTTGGATATTTAATGGCACTTATTTTTAATCCAAAAACTAAAAAATAA
- a CDS encoding cation-transporting P-type ATPase, which produces MEKYCINSWNQIVELLNSDAKQGISENDCGALRAKYGTNKIDLPSGNKIYRHIFNALKEKSAIIFIIIVILLFVLKSFLYGGISALILIVNLTLTIRHTIKRDREIGTLERLNFAQTTVIRDGVQKTIRSEELVMGDIVKFSKDSVIPADIRIISATELKVDEKNITGEAFYKEKFENKIIGSIYSLTDMKNILFKGSAIKSGSGTGIVISIGNSTQLGRMLAMLTYASNRKHNFGAMIYSTLEKYLIAYFVGIIIIGSYLVFTGQETQKNYFATALFLLACFPITIIAKLVFNRVIKNFLDDDIEIINFSVFNLVKDVNILFLDKVGAITKREMIVKKMYINNDIIASNDPYIKEITFDRIIEISLLCNNAVYNISEEAAKGDLDELAFIEFAAKRNIFKGSVESANSKILEIPMDSDKRFLTVVSKFQRRYRANTRGNVDAVLDQCTHIMIEGVEKELTEEYKNSVKEMDMNLSIEGLITQGFAYRNFTYEPSKSENIESNMVFVGIIGLENPLEDDIEHSINRIKDKAIVPILFTEESKLSAITNAKKANIIRNTNQVVAGIELDSLNHQELKDLLCRVRVFCRVNPEIKSKIVSLFIKDGHKVATTGETLGDLPALNLSNVGIGKGKASTIVKKVSDVFIQKNYIDGFFKIRYFSRVFDRNIDRGFKIYSMTILTELLVLLGTLIIGQTECLDFWNVIIINGLLLIPLSLIILLKNGREIGKNEVIIRALIFSIINMVSIYKVDGKEATIVPLTIISMEILLYTLFNSSVSIRRFSKELTMAMIALLIIIIGIAGVILINNIIPRYIIVIELSVSIIFLIIFEILARKWQNSLMR; this is translated from the coding sequence TTGGAAAAATACTGCATAAATTCTTGGAATCAAATTGTTGAATTGCTAAATAGTGATGCAAAACAAGGAATTAGTGAAAATGATTGTGGAGCATTAAGAGCAAAATATGGAACAAATAAAATTGATTTACCAAGTGGAAATAAAATCTATAGACATATATTTAATGCATTAAAAGAAAAATCAGCAATTATATTTATAATAATTGTAATACTTTTATTTGTGCTTAAAAGTTTTTTGTATGGTGGAATATCAGCCTTAATATTAATTGTCAATTTAACATTAACAATTAGGCATACTATTAAAAGAGACAGAGAAATTGGGACACTAGAAAGATTAAATTTTGCACAGACAACTGTTATAAGGGATGGTGTTCAAAAAACTATTAGATCAGAAGAATTGGTAATGGGGGACATAGTTAAGTTTAGCAAAGATTCTGTTATTCCAGCGGATATAAGAATAATAAGTGCAACTGAATTAAAGGTTGATGAAAAAAATATAACTGGAGAAGCCTTTTATAAGGAAAAGTTTGAAAATAAAATAATAGGAAGCATATATTCACTAACAGATATGAAGAATATATTATTTAAAGGATCTGCAATAAAATCAGGTAGTGGGACAGGTATAGTAATATCTATTGGAAATTCTACTCAACTAGGAAGAATGCTAGCAATGCTTACCTATGCAAGCAATAGAAAACATAATTTTGGAGCAATGATATATAGTACTTTAGAAAAATATTTAATAGCTTATTTTGTAGGAATCATAATTATTGGATCATATTTAGTTTTTACTGGTCAAGAGACGCAAAAGAATTATTTTGCAACAGCATTGTTTTTACTTGCATGCTTTCCAATTACAATAATTGCAAAATTAGTGTTCAATAGAGTGATTAAAAACTTTTTAGATGATGATATTGAAATAATCAATTTTTCAGTATTCAATTTAGTGAAGGATGTAAATATTTTATTTTTGGATAAAGTTGGAGCTATAACCAAAAGGGAAATGATTGTAAAAAAAATGTATATTAATAATGATATAATCGCAAGTAATGACCCTTATATTAAGGAAATAACTTTTGATAGAATAATCGAAATTTCTCTTTTATGTAATAATGCAGTTTATAATATTAGTGAAGAGGCTGCAAAGGGAGATTTAGACGAATTAGCTTTTATAGAATTTGCAGCAAAGAGGAATATTTTTAAGGGATCTGTAGAAAGTGCAAATTCAAAAATTCTAGAAATTCCAATGGATTCAGATAAGAGATTTTTGACTGTTGTAAGTAAGTTTCAAAGGAGATATAGAGCCAATACAAGAGGCAATGTTGATGCCGTTTTAGATCAATGTACTCATATTATGATAGAAGGTGTTGAAAAGGAACTTACTGAAGAATATAAGAATAGTGTAAAAGAAATGGATATGAATTTATCCATAGAAGGATTAATAACACAAGGTTTTGCATATAGGAATTTTACTTATGAACCATCCAAATCTGAGAATATAGAAAGTAACATGGTTTTTGTGGGTATCATAGGTTTAGAAAATCCCCTTGAAGATGATATTGAACATAGTATAAATCGTATTAAAGATAAGGCTATAGTACCAATTCTATTTACTGAAGAAAGCAAATTAAGTGCTATAACTAATGCAAAAAAGGCTAATATTATAAGAAATACTAATCAGGTAGTAGCAGGAATAGAATTAGATTCTCTTAATCACCAAGAACTTAAAGATTTACTTTGCAGGGTAAGAGTATTTTGTAGAGTAAATCCAGAAATTAAATCTAAAATAGTTTCTTTGTTTATAAAAGATGGACATAAAGTTGCAACAACAGGTGAGACATTAGGGGATTTACCAGCACTTAATTTATCAAATGTTGGAATAGGAAAAGGAAAAGCTTCTACAATAGTTAAAAAAGTTTCAGATGTTTTTATTCAAAAAAATTATATTGATGGATTTTTTAAGATAAGATATTTCTCAAGAGTTTTTGATAGAAATATAGATAGAGGCTTTAAAATATATTCAATGACAATATTAACAGAACTTTTAGTTTTACTAGGTACTCTCATTATTGGACAAACAGAATGTCTAGATTTTTGGAACGTAATAATTATAAATGGATTATTGCTTATACCATTGTCATTAATAATATTATTGAAAAATGGACGTGAAATTGGGAAAAATGAAGTGATAATTAGAGCTTTAATATTTAGCATAATTAACATGGTATCAATTTATAAAGTTGATGGTAAAGAGGCAACAATTGTACCATTAACAATAATATCAATGGAAATTTTATTGTATACATTATTTAATAGTAGTGTTTCTATTAGAAGATTTTCAAAGGAATTAACTATGGCAATGATTGCATTGCTAATAATTATTATTGGTATAGCTGGTGTTATTTTGATTAATAATATTATACCTAGATATATAATTGTAATTGAATTATCAGTATCAATAATATTTTTGATTATTTTTGAAATTTTAGCTAGAAAGTGGCAAAACTCATTAATGAGGTGA
- a CDS encoding ComEC/Rec2 family competence protein: MLSKKIAEVGNPIIYIFLSLAISCISYGIFEEFRGLTIFIVAFFFISILYYCGIEFTGFMIAFFILGFFLNYSYYKVQINVTGEVRIIQKSQYNIVGNYGGKNITIETNKKDCNIGEIYNITGKLEKVQDKINGIVGIVKPERMDKTNGDFITKLYDFKRKIYVRLEDNLGKRKAGLISSIAFGYSDNLDFEDKDDMKTLGIIHSISVSGLHVVIVYGFLRIFMGCKFGILGTMLYVIFTGSNYSCLRAFVMLACVEGGKILKRNNSSISALCFSATILILYQPFSIFNISLHLSYLATLGIVMFNKKINDLLYKLHNKLRTSLSLTLSAQVFSLPYLILIFKDFSANFIVGNLILVPVVDLMVITGNILPLVYIFPKLFDFCSYLNLIIIEIFDWLVDIISIISLPTVYGNENIVFVYLASLMSFYFVKKGYRKFIYLPFLCIFTALIQIYSPIPNIKYYKEGALLVSYKWERLLMVNKSQVDMKRLLKITFATKAYRKEGKIVISGIGNIKAQGNNYVLETFNKKYLLKMSNGEKELKEYDIINFKDGVINEIFIINGSVI, encoded by the coding sequence ATGCTTTCTAAAAAAATAGCTGAAGTAGGAAATCCAATAATATATATTTTTTTATCTTTAGCGATTAGTTGTATTTCTTATGGAATATTTGAAGAATTTAGAGGGCTTACAATTTTTATTGTAGCCTTCTTTTTTATATCCATATTATATTATTGTGGTATTGAATTTACAGGTTTTATGATTGCTTTTTTTATTTTGGGATTTTTTTTGAATTATTCCTATTACAAAGTTCAAATTAATGTAACAGGAGAAGTAAGAATAATTCAAAAGAGTCAATATAATATTGTGGGGAATTATGGAGGAAAAAATATTACAATAGAAACTAATAAAAAAGATTGTAACATTGGAGAAATATACAATATTACGGGTAAGCTTGAGAAGGTGCAAGATAAAATTAATGGGATTGTTGGAATAGTTAAGCCTGAAAGAATGGATAAAACTAATGGAGATTTCATCACTAAACTTTATGATTTTAAGAGAAAAATATATGTAAGACTAGAAGATAATTTAGGGAAAAGAAAAGCAGGGTTAATATCATCAATTGCTTTTGGTTATTCTGATAATTTGGATTTTGAAGATAAAGATGATATGAAGACTTTAGGAATTATTCATAGTATAAGTGTTTCGGGATTGCATGTAGTTATAGTATATGGATTTTTAAGAATTTTTATGGGATGTAAGTTTGGAATATTAGGAACTATGCTTTACGTTATATTTACAGGGAGTAATTATTCTTGCTTAAGAGCCTTTGTAATGCTTGCATGTGTTGAGGGGGGGAAGATTTTAAAAAGAAATAACAGTTCCATTTCTGCATTATGTTTTTCGGCTACAATTTTAATTTTATATCAACCTTTTAGTATTTTTAATATTTCTCTTCATTTATCTTATCTAGCTACTTTGGGCATAGTTATGTTTAATAAGAAAATTAATGATTTATTATATAAATTGCATAACAAATTGAGAACATCTTTGAGTTTAACTTTAAGTGCTCAAGTTTTTTCATTGCCATATTTAATTTTAATATTTAAAGATTTCTCAGCAAATTTTATTGTTGGTAATTTGATATTAGTTCCTGTAGTTGACCTTATGGTTATTACAGGAAACATATTGCCTCTGGTATATATATTTCCAAAGTTATTTGATTTCTGCAGCTATTTAAATCTTATTATCATAGAGATATTTGATTGGTTAGTAGATATTATAAGTATAATTTCATTACCAACAGTTTATGGAAATGAAAATATAGTTTTTGTGTACTTAGCTTCATTAATGAGTTTCTATTTTGTTAAAAAAGGTTATAGAAAATTTATTTATCTTCCTTTTCTATGTATTTTTACAGCATTAATTCAAATTTATAGCCCTATTCCTAATATTAAATACTATAAAGAAGGAGCTCTTTTGGTTTCTTATAAGTGGGAAAGATTACTTATGGTTAATAAGAGTCAGGTTGATATGAAAAGACTCTTGAAAATTACCTTTGCAACAAAAGCTTATAGAAAAGAAGGAAAAATAGTTATAAGTGGAATAGGTAATATAAAAGCACAAGGAAATAATTATGTATTGGAAACATTTAATAAAAAGTATCTATTAAAAATGTCAAATGGTGAAAAGGAATTAAAAGAATATGATATAATTAATTTTAAAGATGGAGTTATAAATGAAATATTTATAATCAATGGAAGTGTAATTTAA
- the holA gene encoding DNA polymerase III subunit delta: MINYDVYEQEILKGNIKNGYVFCGLDEEFIKDGIDLIVKKEVPEEFKELNLIRIDGMNTNYDEIMNACETMPFMGDKKVVIIYRANFLQDKSDSSGTKIYNEIKNYVSDLPPYTILIMYYLLNDKRDRPNKNKKLATLGKFLHVVHFDKLKKDKYIKKVEGVFKEKGKQIGRVELAYFCEKVQNNFDIIKREADKLINYCNDREIKKADIDLLMASSSEDDVFDLVELIAIKKIDKAIDIMKEILYKSDQHMLIISSIQKHFLRLYEIKLKLAKGKRVDDFVAEYRLPQFVCEKLISQTSRFSERQLAELVKLCVNTETKLKSTGIDKTMEMEFLLINTLMVKK, from the coding sequence TTGATTAACTATGATGTTTATGAACAAGAAATTTTAAAAGGAAATATTAAAAATGGATATGTATTTTGTGGATTAGATGAAGAGTTTATTAAAGATGGAATAGATTTAATAGTAAAAAAAGAAGTGCCAGAAGAATTTAAGGAACTTAATTTAATTCGAATAGATGGTATGAATACAAATTATGATGAAATTATGAATGCCTGTGAAACAATGCCTTTTATGGGGGATAAGAAAGTAGTTATTATTTATAGAGCGAATTTTTTGCAAGATAAAAGTGATTCTTCAGGTACTAAAATATATAATGAAATTAAAAATTATGTGTCTGATTTACCTCCATATACAATTTTGATAATGTATTATTTATTAAATGATAAAAGAGATAGACCAAATAAGAATAAAAAACTAGCTACTTTAGGAAAGTTTTTGCATGTTGTTCACTTTGATAAACTTAAGAAAGATAAGTATATAAAAAAAGTAGAAGGTGTATTTAAAGAAAAAGGAAAGCAAATTGGAAGAGTGGAATTGGCATATTTTTGTGAAAAGGTGCAGAATAACTTTGATATTATAAAAAGAGAAGCTGATAAACTTATAAATTATTGTAATGATAGAGAAATAAAAAAGGCAGATATTGATTTGCTTATGGCTTCTTCTAGTGAAGATGATGTTTTTGATCTAGTAGAATTAATAGCTATTAAAAAAATTGATAAAGCTATAGATATTATGAAGGAAATTTTGTATAAATCCGATCAACATATGCTCATAATTAGCTCAATTCAAAAACATTTTCTAAGATTATATGAAATTAAGCTGAAATTAGCTAAAGGCAAAAGAGTTGATGATTTTGTGGCAGAATATAGGCTTCCGCAGTTTGTATGTGAAAAATTAATTAGTCAAACTAGTAGGTTTAGCGAAAGACAATTGGCTGAATTGGTTAAATTATGTGTTAACACGGAAACAAAATTGAAATCCACAGGAATAGACAAAACTATGGAAATGGAATTTCTTCTTATTAATACTTTGATGGTAAAAAAATAA
- the rpsT gene encoding 30S ribosomal protein S20 produces MANIKSAKKRIKVTETKTLKNRMIKSALKTAIKKFEAAIEAKNNEDAKVLYTAVVKSLDMAATKGVVHKNMAARKKSRLAARLHAMA; encoded by the coding sequence ATGGCAAATATTAAATCAGCAAAAAAGAGAATTAAGGTTACTGAAACTAAGACTTTAAAGAACAGAATGATCAAATCTGCTTTAAAGACTGCTATAAAGAAATTTGAAGCTGCTATAGAAGCTAAGAATAACGAAGATGCTAAAGTTCTTTACACTGCAGTTGTTAAGTCATTAGACATGGCTGCTACTAAAGGTGTAGTACATAAGAACATGGCTGCTAGAAAGAAATCAAGATTAGCTGCTAGGTTACACGCTATGGCATAA
- the gpr gene encoding GPR endopeptidase, which yields MINVRTDLVLEARELYKESHKGEKDLDGIEVIEESEDDISVTTVKVKNEEGAQKIGKPKGDYITIDIPSFTAYDGETMDRVSKVLAEVLGRLIKVDVKKNALVVGLGNWQVTPDALGPKVAEKIMVTRHLQTVMPEAIDDSVRPVSSIAPGVLGITGIETVEIIKGVVEKTKPELVICVDALAARKVQRVNATIQISNTGISPGAGVGNNRKQINEENLGVKVIAIGVPTVVDAITIANDTIDLVIDSLIKNSSSGTDFYKMLKSIDKNEKERLIKEVIYSETSGDMIVTPKDIDLVINSLSKIIANGINMAVQPNMDMEEINKFMG from the coding sequence ATGATAAATGTTAGAACAGATTTGGTCCTTGAAGCAAGAGAATTATATAAAGAAAGTCATAAAGGTGAAAAAGACTTAGATGGAATTGAAGTAATAGAAGAGAGCGAAGATGATATTAGCGTAACTACAGTTAAAGTTAAAAATGAAGAGGGAGCTCAAAAGATAGGAAAACCAAAAGGGGATTACATAACTATTGATATTCCTAGCTTTACTGCATATGATGGAGAGACTATGGATAGAGTATCTAAAGTGCTGGCAGAAGTTTTAGGACGATTGATTAAAGTAGATGTTAAAAAGAATGCATTAGTTGTAGGACTTGGAAATTGGCAGGTTACACCAGATGCTTTAGGTCCAAAAGTTGCAGAAAAAATTATGGTAACAAGACATTTACAAACAGTAATGCCAGAAGCAATAGATGATTCTGTAAGACCTGTTTCTTCAATAGCACCTGGAGTATTAGGGATAACAGGGATTGAAACTGTTGAAATAATTAAAGGGGTTGTGGAAAAAACTAAGCCGGAGTTAGTAATTTGTGTAGATGCTTTGGCAGCAAGAAAGGTTCAGAGAGTTAACGCTACAATTCAAATTTCTAATACAGGAATTTCACCAGGTGCAGGAGTGGGCAATAATAGAAAACAAATTAATGAAGAAAATTTGGGTGTAAAAGTAATTGCTATTGGAGTTCCTACAGTTGTAGATGCAATTACGATTGCTAATGATACCATAGATTTGGTAATAGATTCGCTAATAAAGAATTCTTCAAGCGGAACTGATTTCTATAAGATGTTAAAATCTATTGATAAAAACGAGAAAGAAAGATTAATAAAGGAAGTAATATATTCAGAAACGAGTGGAGATATGATAGTTACACCTAAAGATATAGATTTAGTTATTAACTCATTATCAAAAATAATTGCCAATGGAATTAATATGGCTGTACAGCCAAATATGGATATGGAAGAAATAAATAAGTTTATGGGATGA